A single genomic interval of Gouania willdenowi unplaced genomic scaffold, fGouWil2.1 scaffold_95_arrow_ctg1, whole genome shotgun sequence harbors:
- the LOC114461121 gene encoding formin-like protein 8: protein MAAPSRLPPALQKGQTFTFGSLAQPHPFVLPPNTAGQAQLKGRPPSQPPPPPQTLLFFHPVPPAPPKPFITSPLTFQTQVTPQAVPYTTQQYRKRKMEAEQSGIFKRKYTKKKDTIVCSKCKKDRNPPTHHQYFGNWYCEETETQSYDEWRALLEECNYGKK from the coding sequence ATGGCAGCTCCATCAAGACTTCCACCTGCCCTGCAGAAaggacaaacttttacatttggCTCTTTAGCTCAGCCTCATCCTTTTGTGCTGCCACCGAACACTGCTGGGCAGGCACAACTTAAAGGAAGGCCACCATCTcagccaccaccaccaccacagacaTTGCTCTTTTTTCATCCTGTTCCACCTGCCCCTCCAAAACCCTTCATTACTTCCCCTCTAACATTTCAGACACAGGTAACACCTCAAGCGGTTCCCTACACCACACAGCAGTAtaggaaaagaaaaatggagGCAGAGCAGTcaggtatttttaaaagaaaatacaccaaaaagaaaGACACTATAGTTTGCAGCAAGTGCAAAAAGGACAGGAACCCTCCTACACATCACCAGTATTTTGGCAACTGGTATTGTGAAGAGACTGAGACTCAGTCCTATGATGAGTGGAGGGCTTTACTGGAGGAGTGCAATTATggcaaaaagtaa